A section of the Salvelinus sp. IW2-2015 linkage group LG7, ASM291031v2, whole genome shotgun sequence genome encodes:
- the LOC111966413 gene encoding uncharacterized protein, with amino-acid sequence MHQEFKNVLIPTLDKSIPSEVVSTNTTGKINSFNEPCCSKSDDVISQRTFGNQTVKSTIILDATTERPVLAIPLLTVSCYSVIPKSAMNSNQADEINNTYISYVTEKDPDSCTPENVPLTQSNISLSNSPDLKMEGNQIVGFQSNKTYMIALPDKRNADIDLPVTLFESSDTPDIQTRCNGQEAKLSVGKATSEREREMSENDSQDTSQDTPELKVDIEVKTEDTVSTAKTAECEGIEKAPDETRPVYAISAFWNEMEKLTINDILRLRMVSNAHQSSVLPQPPEAEAADSSDAADSGYFTHLDDSKPHRSSGNISTISDFDKEFSQNPNADNPSTDPITRDESSNSIGILWESEPDSVSVGAGIYPENVAMLSSASYIPRPIFSGSAPQYLRKICKNVSVQNLLALEVEPLCQVLKGRPLPAVISGEGEPEMESCSDGHLVRQHSGMNSLPSESFSEDVSTESNQISFSEIIQYVFGGNKSEASPSETDNMATYYVNSDSVPDYEHFYSEFDAGSFFYPVREASSHNKDELLPIFSCGHSANKNLQFPEAYDHLFSSDSSADSEEEDNQDRSPIRVITRFNHKPKETQGVIVAPDIYEDFFTDEGLSENFFWKNSFSLRKVRLTGSTSQSQRSDSWSMVPVDEIKSSFRRSIRPFHTLGIQDKPFPDQLLYNLEGRIFRQLAEQKRRYPDLQMAVSNPRLDASLVPLRQSDMCLVCIAFASWVLKSANPQAGDAWKAVLLANISALSAIRYLRRRGREEASEEKPLRQTPSI; translated from the exons ATGCACCAAGAATTTAAAAATGTACTCATCCCAACTCTTGATAAGAGTATACCATCAGAAGTGGTCAGCACTAACACTACTGGCAAAATCAATAGTTTCAATGAGCCCTGCTGTTCAAAATCAGATGATGTAATCAGTCAAAGAACATTTGGAAACCAGACAGTTAAGTCGACTATTATTCTGGATGCAACTACTGAGAGGCCTGTATTAGCAATACCTCTTTTAACTGTATCTTGTTACTCTGTTATTCCAAAGAGTGCTATGAACTCTAATCAGgcagatgaaataaataatacttaTATAAGTTATGTCACTGAAAAAGACCCTGATTCGTGTACTCCAGAGAATGTTCCATTAACTCAATCAAATATTTCACTTTCTAATTCCCCTGATTTAAAAATGGAAGGTAACCAAATTGTTGGGTTTCAgtctaacaaaacatatatgaTAGCACTGCCAGATAAACGTAACGCTGACATAGACTTGCCAGTAACGTTATTTGAAAGCTCTGATACACCTGATATTCAAACCAGATGCAATGGTCAAGAAGCAAAACTTTCTGTAGGCAAAGCAacaagtgagagggagagggaaatgtCTGAAAATGACAGTCAGGATACGTCTCAAGATACACCAGAACTCAAAGTTGATATAGAGGTCAAAACAGAAGACACTGTTAGCACAGCCAAAACAGCAGAGTGTGAGGGGATTGAAAAAGCACCTGACGAAACACGTCCTGTGTACGCCATCTCCgctttttggaatgagatggagAAGCTGACCATTAATGACATTTTGCGACTACGTATGGTCAGCAATGCCCACCAGTCCAGTGTTCTCCCCCAGCCACCAGAGGCTGAGGCAGCCGACAGCTCTGATGCCGCAGACTCAGGCTACTTCACTCACTTGGACGACTCCAAACCTCATCGCTCCAGTGGCAACATTTCCACCATTTCTGATTTTGACAAAGAATTCTCACAAAATCCAAATGCTGATAATCCAAGCACTGATCCAATCACAAGAGATGAATCATCCAACTCTATTGGTATCTTGTGGGAAAGCGAGCCAGACTCAGTTAGCGTTGGGGCTGGTATATACCCAGAAAATGTTGCAATGCTAAGTTCCGCAAGTTACATCCCCCGACCAATCTTTTCAGGCAGTGCCCCACAGTACTTAAGAAAAATTTGCAAAAACGTCAGCGTCCAGAACCTACTTGCTCTGGAAGTTGAACCACTTTGCCAGGTGTTGAAAGGTCGGCCCTTACCAGCTGTCATATCAGGGGAAGGAGAACCAGAAATGGAGTCCTGCAGTGATGGACATTTAGTGAGGCAGCACAGTGGCATGAATTCTTTACCTTCAGAATCTTTTTCGGAGGATGTGTCAACAGAAAGCAATCAGATCTCTTTCTCTGAGATCATCCAGTACGTCTTTGGAGGAAATAAATCTGAGGCAAGTCCATCGGAAACAGACAACATGGCCACCTACTATGTCAACAGTGATTCAGTCCCTGATTATGAGCATTTCTACTCCGAGTTTGATGCAGGAAGCTTCTTCTACCCTGTCAGGGAGGCATCAAGCCACAACAAGGATGAGCTGTTGCCCATATTTTCCTGCGGACATTCGGCCAACAAGAATCTTCAGTTCCCGGAGGCCTACGatcatttattttccagtgactCGTCTGCAGACTCGGAGGAGGAAGATAACCAAGACAGAAGTCCGATCCGGGTGATCACGCGGTTTAACCATAAGCCAAAAGAGACCCAAGGTGTAATAGTGGCTCCGGACATATATGAGGACTTTTTCACAGACGAGGGTCTAAGTGAGAACTTCTTCTGGAAAAACTCTTTCTCCCTACGGAAGGTCCGCCTCACTGGCTCCACCAGCCAAAGTCAGAGATCTGACTCCTGGTCTATGGTTCCTGTGGATGAGATCAAGAGTTCATTCCGCAGAAGCATTAGACCCTTCCACACGCTGGGCATCCAAGACAAGCCTTTTCCTGATCAACTGCTGTACAACCTAGAGGGCAGGATCTTCAGACAGCTGGCCGAACAGAAGAGGAGATATCCGGATCTGCAGATGGCTGTTTCTAATCCCA GATTAGATGCCTCCCTTGTACCTCTCAGACAGTCAGACATGTGTTTAGTCTGCATCGCATTTGCCTCCTGGGTGTTGAAGTCCGCTAACCCACAAGCTGGTGATGCCTGGAAGGCTG
- the LOC111966920 gene encoding uncharacterized protein, whose product MDDYEHSVHVSEGDWDSFQECEDCDLHPPALAGLDSSISDYSLSDVDDAGGSTFLDKGLRADLKSDAWEAVCPMDGPRDSEGSPVEHYLNKYSVGSLENVLSCSEDEDVHLESINRFFERLKSLPEAEQFIEHSQATVGKSSKVAQGEVCGDGPRANDDTLPINNPEFNSLSASSEAATGMETTEPDNANTTDRPDSKMAPELPVNYASEGKTDKSTNPNVELAIREGDWLLLPANEAGRQKREGQSSDLLKAILEMTADSLKTPASGKVLNSELAVCKSVGDESNGDIMLDKPPLKKTSDSCLNPDRDSSTNLEVMPHNKSTEGKYLAVTSPKKDPEQQSVRSPDQSPSFTIKKKRRRKKTVSIVDAGQGYKRQFFANHSDSEEERGARGIEMDAHVRLSRDYTAVYMNEAGCEHIKSSAHQTQSSQCPPTHSEILQGRTRNNVTPGPTAVEHDEVSLNLPTPLLRDRQSQTLTEKNELRPVKAEPLGMEANCKQAKSSLPVNSECTDRSKSPPGRAVDSGLSTPNYDGNVAANLQPSSALQLQPSTEFKECPGLPVSMSTCASSESSPVTEEAKFGPDNIAKYQSESGPLQLQEVIGKRSKRRTDPIRHNPHDITHCTQERLKTGDAFI is encoded by the coding sequence ATGGATGACTATGAACACAGTGTGCACGTCTCCGAGGGTGACTGGGACTCCTTCCAGGAGTGCGAGGACTGTGATCTCCACCCCCCCGCGCTGGCTGGATTGGACTCTAGCATTAGTGACTACAGCTTGAGTGACGTTGATGATGCGGGAGGGTCCACTTTCTTAGACAAGGGTCTGCGAGCTGACCTCAAGTCAGATGCTTGGGAGGCTGTCTGCCCCATGGACGGCCCCCGGGATTCCGAGGGTTCTCCCGTGGAGCATTACCTCAACAAGTACAGTGTCGGTAGCTTGGAGAATGTCCTGTCGTGCAGCGAGGATGAGGATGTGCACCTGGAGTCTATCAATAGGTTCTTTGAGAGGCTTAAAAGTCTCCCGGAGGCTGAACAGTTTATTGAGCACAGCCAAGCAACAGTGGGGAAAAGCAGCAAGGTGGCGCAGGGGGAGGTGTGTGGTGATGGGCCACGAGCCAATGACGACACTTTGCCAATAAACAACCCAGAGTTCAACTCCCTGTCTGCCAGCAGTGAGGCAGCAACTGGCATGGAAACCACAGAGCCAGACAATGCCAACACAACAGATAGGCCTGACTCCAAGATGGCCCCTGAGCTCCCAGTCAATTATGCCTCTGAGGGCAAGACAGACAAATCCACCAATCCCAATGTAGAGTTGGCCATCAGAGAGGGGGATTGGTTGTTGCTGCCAGCAAATGAAGCAGGGAGGCAGAAAAGGGAGGGTCAATCCTCTGACTTACTCAAAGCAATATTGGAAATGACAGCCGACTCATTAAAGACACCTGCCTCTGGGAAAGTGCTGAACTCAGAGTTAGCTGTATGCAAAAGTGTGGGTGATGAGAGTAATGGGGATATCATGTTAGATAAACCACCTCTTAAGAAAACCTCTGATTCTTGCCTTAACCCTGATAGGGATTCATCTACAAACCTTGAAGTGATGCCACACAATAAATCAACAGAAGGCAAATACCTTGCTGTCACATCACCAAAGAAAGACCCAGAACAGCAGAGCGTAAGGAGCCCAGATCAGTCTCCATCATTCACCATtaaaaagaagagaaggagaaaaaaaactgtcaGTATTGTGGACGCTGGCCAAGGGTACAAGAGGCAGTTCTTTGCCAACCATAGTGactctgaggaggagagaggtgcaCGGGGAATAGAAATGGATGCTCATGTAAGACTATCAAGAGATTACACTGCAGTTTACATGAATGAGGCCGGCTGTGAGCATATCAAATCCTCAGCTCACCAAACTCAGAGTTCTCAGTGTCCACCCACACACTCAGAAATACTCCAAGGGAGAACCAGAAACAATGTGACACCTGGGCCAACTGCAGTGGAGCATGACGAAGTGAGCCTCAATTTACCAACTCCCCTTCTAAGAGACCGTCAAAGTCAAACGCTAACTGAGAAGAATGAGTTGAGGCCAGTAAAAGCTGAGCCTCTTGGTATGGAGGCTAACTGCAAACAAGCCAAATCTAGCTTGCCTGTAAACAGTGAATGCACTGATAGATCAAAATCCCCACCAGGTCGAGCTGTTGACAGCGGTTTGTCAACACCTAATTATGATGGTAATGTGGCAGCAAATTTACAGCCAAGCAGCGCATTACAATTACAGCCATCAACAGAATTTAAAGAATGTCCTGGATTGCCAGTCTCGATGTCCACCTGTGCTTCTAGTGAGTCATCTCCAGTCACAGAGGAAGCAAAGTTTGGCCCAGATAACATCGCAAAATATCAAAGCGAGTCTGGGCCTCTGCAACTGCAAGAAGTGATTGGTAAAAGATCAAAACGACGCACGGATCCAATACGCCACAATCCACACGACATAACTCACTGCACTCAGGAAAGACTCAAAACAGGGGACGCCTTCATCTGA